In Phacochoerus africanus isolate WHEZ1 chromosome 14, ROS_Pafr_v1, whole genome shotgun sequence, one genomic interval encodes:
- the SP2 gene encoding transcription factor Sp2 isoform X1 — protein MSDPQTSMAATAAVSPSDYLQPAASTTQDSQPSPLALLAATCSKIGPPAVEAAVTPPAPPQPTPRKLVPIKPAPLPLSPGKNSFGILSSKGNILQIQGSQLSTSYPGGQLVFAIQNPTMINKGTRSNASIQYQAVPQIQASSSQTIQVQPNLTNQIQIIPGTNQAIITPSPSSHKPVPIKPAPVQKSSTTTTPVQSGANVVKLTGGGGNVTLTLPVNNLVNTSDTGAPTQLLTESPPAPLSKTNKKARKKSLPASQPPVAVAEQVETVLIETTADNIIQAGNNLLIVQSPGGGQPAVVQQVQVVPPKAEQQQVVQIPQQALRVVQAASATLPTVPQKPSQNFQIQAAEPTPTQVYIRTPSGEVQTVLVQDSPPATVATTATTTCSSPAPRAAHLSGTSKKHSASILRKERPLPKIAPAGSIISLNAAQLAAAAQAMQTININGVQVQGVPVTITNTGGQQQLTVQNVSGNNLTISGLSPTQIQLQMEQALAGEAQPGEKRRRMACTCPNCKDGDKRSGEQGKKKHVCHIPDCGKTFRKTSLLRAHVRLHTGERPFVCNWFFCGKRFTRSDELQRHARTHTGDKRFECAQCQKRFMRSDHLTKHYKTHLVTKNL, from the exons ATCCACAGACCAGCATGGCTGCCACTGCCGCTGTCAGCCCCAGTGACTACCTGCAGCCCGCCGCCTCCACCACCCAG GACTCCCAGCCATCTCCCTTAGCCCTGCTTGCCGCGACATGTAGCAAAATTGGCCCTCCAGCTGTGGAAGCTGCTGTGACGCCTCCTGCTCCCCCGCAGCCCACACCACGGAAACTGGTCCCTATCAAACCTGCCCCTCTCCCTCTCAGTCCCGGCAAGAATAGCTTTGGAATCTTGTCCTCCAAAGGAAACATCCTTCAGATTCAGGGGTCACAGCTGAGCACGTCCTATCCTGGGGGGCAGCTGGTGTTCGCTATCCAGAATCCCACCATGATCAACAAAGGGACCCGATCAAATGCCAGCATCCAGTACCAGGCGGTCCCTCAGATTCAGGCGAGCAGTTCCCAGACCATCCAGGTGCAGCCCAACCTCACAAACCAGATCCAGATCATCCCTGGCACCAATCAAGCCATCATCACCCCTTCACCATCCAGTCACAAGCCTGTCCCCATCAAGCCAGCCCCTGTCCAGAAGTCAAGTACGACCACCACTCCTGTGCAGAGCGGGGCCAATGTTGTCAAGCTGACAGGTGGAGGTGGCAACGTGACGCTCACGCTGCCCGTCAACAACCTCGTGAACACCAGCGACACCGGGGCCCCCACGCAGCTCCTCACAGAGAGCCCCCCTGCCCCGCTGTCTAAGACTAACAAGAAAGCCAGGAAGAAGAGtcttcctgcctcccagccccccgTGGCCGTGGCCGAGCAGGTGGAGACGGTGCTGATCGAGACCACCGCAGACAACATCATCCAGGCGGGCAACAACCTGCTCATCGTTCAGAGCCCTGGCGGGGGCCAGCCAGCCGTGGTCCAGCAGGTCCAGGTGGTGCCCCCCAAGGCCGAGCAGCAGCAGGTGGTGCAGATCCCCCAGCAGGCCCTTCGGGTGGTGCAGGCGGCATCCGCCACACTCCCCACCGTCCCCCAGAAGCCCTCCCAGAACTTTCAGATCCAGGCTGCTGAGCCGACGCCTACTCAG GTCTACATCCGTACGCCTTCCGGGGAGGTACAGACAGTCCTCGTCCAGGACAGTCCCCCAGCAACAGTTGcgaccaccgccaccaccacttGTAGCAGCCCCGCACCCCGCGCTGCCCATCTGAGCGGGACCAGCAAAAAGCACTCGGCCTCGATTCTCCGGAAAGAGCGTCCCCTGCCAAAGATCGCCCCTGCTGGGAGCATCATCAGCCTGAATGCAGCCCAGCTGGCGGCGGCGGCCCAGGCCATGCAGACCATCAACATCAACGGGGTCCAGGTCCAGGGCGTGCCTGTCACCATCACCAACACTGGCG GGCAGCAGCAGCTGACGGTGCAGAATGTCTCTGGGAACAACCTGACCATCAGCGGGCTGAGCCCCACCCAGATCCAGCTGCAGATGGAGCAGGCGCTGGCTGGGGAGGCCCAGCCCGGGGAGAAGCGGCGCCGCATGGCCTGCACGTGTCCCAACTGCAAGGATGGGGACAAGAG GTCTGGAGAGCAGGGCAAGAAGAAGCACGTGTGCCACATCCCCGACTGCGGCAAGACCTTCCGCAAGACATCCCTGCTGCGGGCTCACGTGCGCCTGCACACCGGCGAGCGGCCCTTTGTCTGCAACTGGTTCTTCTGTGGGAAGAGGTTCACCCGGAGTGACGAGCTCCAGCGACACGCCCGCACCCACACAG
- the SP2 gene encoding transcription factor Sp2 isoform X2, whose product MIDPQTSMAATAAVSPSDYLQPAASTTQDSQPSPLALLAATCSKIGPPAVEAAVTPPAPPQPTPRKLVPIKPAPLPLSPGKNSFGILSSKGNILQIQGSQLSTSYPGGQLVFAIQNPTMINKGTRSNASIQYQAVPQIQASSSQTIQVQPNLTNQIQIIPGTNQAIITPSPSSHKPVPIKPAPVQKSSTTTTPVQSGANVVKLTGGGGNVTLTLPVNNLVNTSDTGAPTQLLTESPPAPLSKTNKKARKKSLPASQPPVAVAEQVETVLIETTADNIIQAGNNLLIVQSPGGGQPAVVQQVQVVPPKAEQQQVVQIPQQALRVVQAASATLPTVPQKPSQNFQIQAAEPTPTQVYIRTPSGEVQTVLVQDSPPATVATTATTTCSSPAPRAAHLSGTSKKHSASILRKERPLPKIAPAGSIISLNAAQLAAAAQAMQTININGVQVQGVPVTITNTGGQQQLTVQNVSGNNLTISGLSPTQIQLQMEQALAGEAQPGEKRRRMACTCPNCKDGDKRSGEQGKKKHVCHIPDCGKTFRKTSLLRAHVRLHTGERPFVCNWFFCGKRFTRSDELQRHARTHTGDKRFECAQCQKRFMRSDHLTKHYKTHLVTKNL is encoded by the exons ATCCACAGACCAGCATGGCTGCCACTGCCGCTGTCAGCCCCAGTGACTACCTGCAGCCCGCCGCCTCCACCACCCAG GACTCCCAGCCATCTCCCTTAGCCCTGCTTGCCGCGACATGTAGCAAAATTGGCCCTCCAGCTGTGGAAGCTGCTGTGACGCCTCCTGCTCCCCCGCAGCCCACACCACGGAAACTGGTCCCTATCAAACCTGCCCCTCTCCCTCTCAGTCCCGGCAAGAATAGCTTTGGAATCTTGTCCTCCAAAGGAAACATCCTTCAGATTCAGGGGTCACAGCTGAGCACGTCCTATCCTGGGGGGCAGCTGGTGTTCGCTATCCAGAATCCCACCATGATCAACAAAGGGACCCGATCAAATGCCAGCATCCAGTACCAGGCGGTCCCTCAGATTCAGGCGAGCAGTTCCCAGACCATCCAGGTGCAGCCCAACCTCACAAACCAGATCCAGATCATCCCTGGCACCAATCAAGCCATCATCACCCCTTCACCATCCAGTCACAAGCCTGTCCCCATCAAGCCAGCCCCTGTCCAGAAGTCAAGTACGACCACCACTCCTGTGCAGAGCGGGGCCAATGTTGTCAAGCTGACAGGTGGAGGTGGCAACGTGACGCTCACGCTGCCCGTCAACAACCTCGTGAACACCAGCGACACCGGGGCCCCCACGCAGCTCCTCACAGAGAGCCCCCCTGCCCCGCTGTCTAAGACTAACAAGAAAGCCAGGAAGAAGAGtcttcctgcctcccagccccccgTGGCCGTGGCCGAGCAGGTGGAGACGGTGCTGATCGAGACCACCGCAGACAACATCATCCAGGCGGGCAACAACCTGCTCATCGTTCAGAGCCCTGGCGGGGGCCAGCCAGCCGTGGTCCAGCAGGTCCAGGTGGTGCCCCCCAAGGCCGAGCAGCAGCAGGTGGTGCAGATCCCCCAGCAGGCCCTTCGGGTGGTGCAGGCGGCATCCGCCACACTCCCCACCGTCCCCCAGAAGCCCTCCCAGAACTTTCAGATCCAGGCTGCTGAGCCGACGCCTACTCAG GTCTACATCCGTACGCCTTCCGGGGAGGTACAGACAGTCCTCGTCCAGGACAGTCCCCCAGCAACAGTTGcgaccaccgccaccaccacttGTAGCAGCCCCGCACCCCGCGCTGCCCATCTGAGCGGGACCAGCAAAAAGCACTCGGCCTCGATTCTCCGGAAAGAGCGTCCCCTGCCAAAGATCGCCCCTGCTGGGAGCATCATCAGCCTGAATGCAGCCCAGCTGGCGGCGGCGGCCCAGGCCATGCAGACCATCAACATCAACGGGGTCCAGGTCCAGGGCGTGCCTGTCACCATCACCAACACTGGCG GGCAGCAGCAGCTGACGGTGCAGAATGTCTCTGGGAACAACCTGACCATCAGCGGGCTGAGCCCCACCCAGATCCAGCTGCAGATGGAGCAGGCGCTGGCTGGGGAGGCCCAGCCCGGGGAGAAGCGGCGCCGCATGGCCTGCACGTGTCCCAACTGCAAGGATGGGGACAAGAG GTCTGGAGAGCAGGGCAAGAAGAAGCACGTGTGCCACATCCCCGACTGCGGCAAGACCTTCCGCAAGACATCCCTGCTGCGGGCTCACGTGCGCCTGCACACCGGCGAGCGGCCCTTTGTCTGCAACTGGTTCTTCTGTGGGAAGAGGTTCACCCGGAGTGACGAGCTCCAGCGACACGCCCGCACCCACACAG